ATGGGCAATGGCAGGGCTGCTTTCCTGTCAACAATAGCCAGGTCCCCAACTCCCAAATATATAGACCATTAGTCTCTTCTCAAGCCCTGAGAAGCTCAGGGAATTCACTCCCTCCTAgaaagcagggagggaaggaaagtgagGACACTGGTTCCCTGAGCTTGCCTCATCCATGGCAGGGTCCCTTGGGGTCCCAGGATCCCTGGAGCAGAGGCAAGGCAGTAGGACCAGAGGAGGCAGTAggcaggaagagaggagggaTAAATGATGGTGACTGGGCTCTGTCAGGCTCCCTGTCCACCTGGCTCTGCCACATTGGTGTTCCTGCACAGGGACTTTAAACCAGGTTCTATTAGCAGTGTTAGGCATTAACAAGTGTAGGGCCTGGAGCTCCAGGTGAGTTACCTTTTCTTCCATCCACCTGACCAGGAGGGAACTGAAGAAATAGCATCAACCAGTGACTCATGGAAACCACCTTTTAATACAGCTCCCCAGGCAATTTGAGTCCATGGGGTAGGAGACATGATAGTGTGATGATTGCTCATCAAGACTGATTGGTCAGCAGACTTTATCTTTTGTGGATTTCTTGCTACATCATAAGGTGGGTTCTTTAGACAGGTGAGAAAACTATACTACAGACAGAGGACAGCATTGTTCAGTCATACACAATGTCTATTTGCTTTTAACATCCCTTCTTGGTCTGTCAAGTTAGAGACTAATAGAAAAATGGCTGGGGAGAGGCAGATAAAAGAGAGACAAGGAGATTGACAAAGGAGAGGCTCCATGCCACCTCTATAGAGTGTAAAGAATAAGGAAGGCATCTTTGGCCAGATGAGGTGATGGTGAAAAGTTAAGTATGACaggacacagagaaaagacagggaggagatggctgagatgggagacgatcacagaaagaaaaagaaaacagtttcataaGAAGAGCTATCCATGACAGAGCAACAGGAAAGACAAGATGGGGTTTGAGAGAGAAGGCAGAGCCAGCCCATGGTTCTCAATTGGTGGTGGCTCTGTCCCCCACTGGATGTTTGACAAAGGGTGAGGATATCTCATGGTCACTTTTGGGATATAGTACTAGAATCTAGTAAATCAAGGCCAGAGATGAATACATAACACTGTCCTAATTGTTCCTATGCTAAATTTGTGTTATACTACTTAAGGATATTTTGACCAGGACATTTCCATGCCTGGCTTAGTCCCCAAGTCTCTGGGTATTAAGCTGACTAAACCATAGGTTTCCCTAAGTGCCAGAAAGTTCTATTTATGCCTGATTCTCTGTCAATTCTTCCCTCAGctgcctctctttccctctgtctcacTTTCTATCCCTCTGTTCCTCTCACAAAATCCACATAGTATTAGAGGTCACTCTTGGCGTTGTCCATTacctgggttttgacaaatgctaaattttatatatatatatatatatatatatatatatatatatatatatatatatactgatatatatatatataccattacAATAACATACAAAATAATTTGCCCCCTTAAAATTGCTCCAAGTtattcttccttccatcttccccCATGAGCCCCTGGAAGCCACAGACACTTTATTCTCTCTatggttttacattttctagaatgaatAGCTCTTCCTTTTAGCTACATCTATCTGTACCATGCTAGAGGGTTGCATTTTCAGACTTCAGGTATCACCTCCAGATGTGATCCATCCTCATCTTCTCATAGTTCATTATTTTTGTGGATTCTTGGGATGTTTGTGGACATAAGGAAAGAGAGTGTGGGCATGATATACCATGGGGAAGGGACACTCTTTCACCTGAGAAGATTCTGATTTTGATTAATAGCCACCAAGAAATAACGAGATAACAAGAGATCAGGAAAAGGCATTCATTGTCATCAGACAAACCTAAGTGCAGATCCCGGTTGCCATGCTGCAGGGGGCATGGTACCTAGGCAAGTTGAGAGTGCTCTGGGGGATTCAacttactcatctgtaaaacagagaacagagcTGGTACTTCCTAATTGGGGGGGTGGAATTGGgggagaatcagaaaaaaaacaccGAGTCATTGCTTGGTCCaggacacagagaaaagacagggaggaaatggctgagatgggagatgatcacagagaggaaaagaaaaaggtttcATAAGAAGAGCTATCCATGACAGAGCAACAGGAAAGACAAGATAGGTCTGAGAGAGAAGGCAGACCCACCCCTGATTCTCAATTGGGGGTGACTCTGTCCCACACTGAACATTTGACAATGTCCCCAATAAAGGGCAGCTGTTAACATGGGGGATATTAGTGCTGAGTGTATAGTGTTGGTGTGGTACAAATAACAAATCTGAATGTCAAGCACTCTCagcccagtgctggggacagatATTGTTCCAATTTGATGCTTGATGAGGAAGCACATGACAAAGTCATGAGCACAGATTTTAAATCACTTAGGAGCTGGTGTTGTGCATCATCTAAAAAGAAGTGTCTAAATCTACTGTGGGAAGAAAATGTCCAGGAGGTCTGTGCAGAGCAAGCCATATTTAAGCTATGTCTTAAGAGAAATAGACCTTTGCCAGGTGGAGAAGAGGAGAATGGGGAACCCAGGCAGAGGGAAGTGCCAAGAAGCAAGAAGTGGCAATTGTATGCTTTGGATCAAGGGTTCTCAACTGTGAACAATGTTTCACAATCCCATGAGGTCACTGGTGTtgtttggagatatttttgtttgtcacCACTGATTAGAAGCTATAGCTGGAAAGACCAGAAATGCTACTCAAAATCCCAGAAGGCTCAGAACAGCACCTACAGAATGAGTGATGGGGCCCTAAGAGTGAATCGTCTTGATGTTGGGGAATCCTGCCCTAAAACATGGAAAACATGGAAGGCCTGTGAACACAACCCATAGGATCCACGCTACCTATTTGGTCTTTTCTTGGAGCCTCTTCTTTTCAAGGCATTCCTCCTCTACAACCTCAGAGTGTAGGACTGTGTGGAACTGTTGGAACTGCCTTCTGAGGCAGTGACACACAGGTGCTGACACTTCAGTGAGTCAAAATTCAAATGGTTCCAAAAGAGTAGCCAAGACACTGGAAACAGATGCTATTTGTGGAATGCAGTCTCCACTTACCAAAGTACATGGTTCCTCCTCTGTTTCTTATGATAAACCTGCAAGGGCTCCATCAAAAACCCAAGCCCACTTATGGGGCCATTCACTACGGTTATAGTTTGGGTTTGGAATGTACCTTAGAGGCCCAAGTGTTAAAGGTGAGGTTCCCAGCCAACTGTACTATTGGAAGGTCGTGGAACTATTAGAAGGAGAGCCTAGTGGGAAGGCTTAGGTCATTTGATGTGTGGCCTTGAATGGATTCTGGCACCCTGGTCTTCCTGTATCTCATACCCATCTAAGTGGTCATGGAGCTTACTCCcccatgtgcttctgccatgGTGTGCTGCCCCACATTCAGGGTAATGGAGTCTTTAAATTGATTTATCctaagtttttttggtggtattggagcttGAATTCAGAACCATACACCTGCTAGGTAggaactctagcacttgagcgAATCCACAGGCATTTCCTGTGTTGgatctcatgacctatttgcctgaccttaaacagtgatcctcctgatctctgcttctggagtagctaggattacagccactggcacccagcacatcTGAAGTATTTTATCTGAGGTTAAACTAACCAAAAGTTCActaactacattttttaaaacttacagtTTTTATGACTATGATTTTTCCTTCTATTAcagaggtggaagggagagggaaaagggtCGGTAGGACAGGAAATAagggaagagtaatagagggggcaaaTACAACCAAATACATTATTTcatgtatgaaatgtcataatgaaggcCCGTACCTTTTTGgtatggaactgggatttgaactcgggctcacacttgctacacaggtgccctaccacttgagccactcctccaaactctgaaacccattattttgtgcaatttaatataggctaataaaaactgattttttggcACTTCTGAGGATGGAACCTAGGGAATTGCACATGTGAAGGAAGTGCTCTATCACGGAGCTGCATTACCAGCTCTAAAAGTGATTTCCTATTGtgctaaaaatgtatataaaattgaCCATTTAATCAATTTTGAGGCATAAGGAAGAGGGTTAGGAGGGAATGAGGCAttgatcaaagaggaaaaatttgGATAGATAGAAGGAATAGGTGTTGAGATCTATTATAGGGCAGGGGGAATAATTCTGTCATCAACTGTATATTATATGGTTCAAGATAAGCAAGAGAGCAATATTTAAATCTTACCATAAAAGAGGGTGGGGCATaccttagtggtagaatgcttgcctagcatacataggCCCTGGGCTTCAGCCCAGCACTTCAAATAAcaccttaaaaatttaaaaataagccaggtacatgtggctcacatctgtaaatcTAGCTACTTGCAGAttgattgagatcaggaggaccatggtttgaggccaggctataGAAATAGTTTCCAACACTCCATCATCAAAttaagcagagcaaaatgtactggagaagtggctcaagcagtacagcacctgccttttaaacacaaagtcctaagttcaactcCACtcccatcaaaaaattaaaaaacaataagttattgaggtaatataaatataaatgtcgTGAGCTTGATTTAAtcgtacatacacacacagcgtATATATCATGTGTACTCCATAAACATATACGGTTCTGAttagacaaatgaaaataatatcaataatacattttgtaaaacaaatcatcacaaaaataagtagTACATAAAATTTAGTGGCATGAATCACACTTACAATGTTGTAAAACTCACACCTCTATCTAGTGCTAAAAATTTCCATTACCCACAAAGGAAACCCTGGACCCAATAGCAGTCACTCCACACTGTCCCTTTGCTCCAGCCACCACTATCTGTCAGCTGCTTCAAATTTCTATAAACATGTACACCCATCACCATATCagaaaacagcccagatgtctATCCACTGAAGTATATCCATCTAGTGACATGTTTGGCTATAAAAGAACATGTCACTATGTAGATGAATCTTGAAACCTGagttaacaaaataaatgagatgcAAAAGACAGCATgttgctcatgcctgaaatcctaactactcaggaggcagagatctagaggattaaggtttgaaaaCACTCCAGGAAAATAGATctcgagactctatctggaaaatacccaacacaaaacaggtggctggtggagtggctcaagtggtatcatACCTGTCTAGGAAGGattaggccccgagttcaaactccagtaccaccaaaaccaaaaagtccACATGTTGTAGGACTTACCTACAGAAATAGAAAGCAGAACAATGGTGTACTCATTTCAACTTTACATTgtctaattttgttcattttattttatttttgatagtactggaatttgacctCAAGGAACTGTACTTGCTGGgcaagagctttaccacttgagccacacctccagtcctattgctttaggttatttttcatacagtGTCTTGCTCTTTTGCCTGAGCCAGCTTTggatgcaatcctcctacctattcctcctgcctagcaaggctgaCATGCATTGACCACCAgacctagcttatttgttgagatggtgtctcatcaACTTTTGGCCTGAGCTATCCTCATTCTGTGAACTtcctaatgtctgcctcctgagtagctgggatggcatgTGTGAGCTACCCCTCCTAGCTCCATTGtctatttttcaaaaatcaggtATACTTAGATGATTCATAAGGAAACACTGAAATCTCATTTAATTTGGATTATTTACTGAGCACCACCaggtacattttctcttttattatgttgatttaaTTATCACATAATGCACTTTCTGGATTATCATCTTCCAAGGAGAACTCAATTTCTGACAAATGTCTACCTCTCACCCTTTGAGTTAGGGAGAGGAAATGGAAGGACAGAGAGGTGAAAAAACATGTAGAAAGTACATAGTAGAGTAGGAATATGAATCCatgtcttcttccttccatctccctctTTCTGTTAGTTATGTTGTGTAGACTCTGATATGCCCCATGGAGgctagaaaacaaaacattttcatttctgtcacttTCCTTAGAACAACACAATCTGTTGCTTCTGATCCCCCAAGAATAACCCCGGAAGAAGAATCTGACTGAtgtaaattaagataaaattgcTCCTGGTCCAAGGAGTTATATCCATAGTAAGCAATGGATAAAAGATCCACTAAAGAGATCTTTTCAGTAGGGGAACCAAAGTAGAGGAAAACTGCAGGGTATAGTTTTTGGAATCAAATCTTGAATTAGGCACTTCCATAGCTTCAACCTGAGCAAcatttttttgcagtggtaaggtttgaactcagggctttgtgcttgttaggcaggtgctctactgcttcagccacacctccatcaCTCAAGCAATATTCATAGCCTTTGTACATGCCAGTATTCTCTATATATAAGCCAACAAAACTCAAGATGAAGATGCAAATATGGTACCATCTTCCTACTTTGATAAGAGCATTAAGTTATAGGTAGGAACTAAATTAATGCTACCTGATTAAGGAGAAACCTTTCCCACCCACTAGCTGACCTCTCCCTATTGAACCTCATCCCAGGCACAGCCTCCATGCAAGGAGCCAATCACTCAGCAGTGACTGAGTTCATCTTTATTGGCTTTTCCACCTTTCCCCGCCTTCAGCTGAtgttcttcctgctgtttctgcTGATGTATCTGTTCACACTGCTGGGCAACCTGCTCATCATGGCCACCATCTGGAGTGAGCGCagcctccacacacccatgtacctCTTCCTGTGCACCCTGTCCATCTCTGAGATCCTCTACACCTTGGCCATCATCCCGCGCATGCTGTCCGACCTGCTGTCCACCCAccactccatctccttcctggccTGTTCCTGCCAGATGTTCTTCTCCTTCACATTTGGCTTCACCCACTCCTTCCTACTCACTGTCATgggctatgaccgctatgtggccatctgtcaaccACTGCACTACAATGTGCTCATGAGCCCCCATGGCTGTGCCTGTCTGGTGGCCTGGTCCTGGGTTGGTGGCTCCATCATGGGGACTGTGGTCACAACAGCCATATTTAACCTCACCTTCTGTGGACCCAATGAGATCCACCATTTTGTCTGTCATGTGACACCTCTGTTGCAGTTGGCCTGTGGAACAAATGTGCTGCTGGTGGCCAAGGGTGTGGGCCTGGTGTGTATATCAGCCCTACTGGGCTGCTTCCTTCTCATCCTCCTCTCCTATGCCTTCATTGTGACTTCCCTCTGGTGGTTCCCTTCAGGTGAAGGATGGcacaaagccttctccacctgtgcatcCCACCTCACAGTGGTGATCGTGCACTATGGGTTTGCTTCAGTCATCTACCTCAAAACCAAGGGGCCTCAGTCCCTGGAAGGAGACACTTTGATGGGCATCACCTACACAGTCCTCACACCCTTCCTCAGTCCCATCATCTTCAGTCTCAGGAACAAGGAACTCAAGACCACCATGAAGAAGACTTTGCTGAGCAAACTCTATCCAGAGAAAATATAATACCTAGGAATCACTAAAATGGGTTACCAAATTCTGTTAGAGATAACATTCCATCAACACATACTCATGTATATTTTTCTAAGTCTTTCCAATTGAGAGAAACCTTTGTAAATCAAATTTTAAGGGTGTTCACCAGGGTACTCAATATAAGGATTTATTTGAGATAGAGGATACAAGTTTGGGATAACTCAGAGAAAGCCAAATTTAACTATTTCTATTTGCTACAGTATATATAGTCAGAACAAAACATTTAATCATTTCTCGGTCTCCCCAAACCCAGTGTCATCTAATatttccaaaaaaacaaaaccattataCAATGAGAAATTGAAGGTTTTGTGCTGTACTGCTACCTGGCAGCACTAGGTAGGTATAtctcacattttaaaatctacaAAGATTTCTTCAGATTACACAGCAGAGCAAAAAACAACCTAAATTTTAGCACTGCCCACTCCTATGCAATAGAAATTAGAAAGAGCAACAGGCAGATTTCTAGGAAAATAGTTGAGTAAACGTAGAGGTTTCAAGTGTGAATCATGGACAATTGTAGACAACAGAGATGTGTACATGGTAAATTAAGAGAAAATTCCCATTGACAGACATTGTGCACATGGGGAACCAAGGAAATCTCTGCTGTAGAAGGACTGAAACATGAGCCCCAAATAAAAGTTTCttcctttaacttgtttttttcttaggtattttctcACAGGAATGCAAAGCCACCACTCTTCACTATTCAAGACTCCAGTAACTGAAGAATTCACAATCTGATCATGAGGAAGGAGGACAGTGTTTAAGTGTCCCCTGGGTACACTGAAAATTGACAGACTTTGTACAGTAGTGGCAGAAATCACAATCTCTTTAATATACAAGATGAGGACAAACTGGATCTAGTCACAACACACATTTTAACTCCTTATAGTCCATGAGAATAAAGTACACATTGAAATGGGTAGATACAACGTGAACACTTTGAGAAGTCACAAACATCTTGTGCATGTAAGAACAGCGTAtttccttataaagaaaaagaaaacaccatacGAAATGGATGGGCATATTTAAGTGCATGAATATTAATGTTCAGCTTTAAGATTGTCAAAATAGAAACACTCAGCACTATTTTGGCTCTTTCAAGGGATGGTGTGTAACTAACTGCTCCTAGAGATGATTGCCTGCAGTTGGCTTCTGGAAATCAGTGGCATAGAACAGGAAACTTGCTTGATAAAAGAGGCTAAAGAGAAGAACAAAGCAAACTAAATGAATGCCCTAGATGCTGGCACCTAGCACTATGGTGGGTGCAAGGGAATTCTCCCCTTGGAGGAGTTAAAGTTACAAAGAAAGAATCACAACATAGTAAAGAAGACTGCACATTGCAGAAAAA
The sequence above is drawn from the Castor canadensis chromosome 14, mCasCan1.hap1v2, whole genome shotgun sequence genome and encodes:
- the LOC109677789 gene encoding olfactory receptor 10H1-like, whose product is MQGANHSAVTEFIFIGFSTFPRLQLMFFLLFLLMYLFTLLGNLLIMATIWSERSLHTPMYLFLCTLSISEILYTLAIIPRMLSDLLSTHHSISFLACSCQMFFSFTFGFTHSFLLTVMGYDRYVAICQPLHYNVLMSPHGCACLVAWSWVGGSIMGTVVTTAIFNLTFCGPNEIHHFVCHVTPLLQLACGTNVLLVAKGVGLVCISALLGCFLLILLSYAFIVTSLWWFPSGEGWHKAFSTCASHLTVVIVHYGFASVIYLKTKGPQSLEGDTLMGITYTVLTPFLSPIIFSLRNKELKTTMKKTLLSKLYPEKI